Genomic segment of Deltaproteobacteria bacterium:
GCACCTCTTGGGTAATGCGCTGTTCTTGTGGCTTTTAGGATGGGCAGGAGCGGAGCGTTTGGGACCGGGCTCAACCCTTTTTGGCTTTGTTATCACCGCAGTCTTTGGCTTTGTCGTGAGTGCGGTGATGGAGCCGAATATTTTGTCGATTGGGGCATCGGGCGGGCTATTCGGTCTCTTGGGACTTTCAGCTGGCCACGGGCTACGGCTGCCGCAAACAATACTCGAACGAGCGCCGCGAATGCGGACCTTTGGCGCCGCATTTAGTCTCTTGGCCTTTACTGCCTTTGACCCTGAGTCAAACGTACGAGCACACGTTGCAGGCTTTGTATCGGGCGTAGCGGTAGGTTATGGGCTGTCCGGCCGCAAAGATTCCGACTTATTCCAAACGGGATTGGCGTGCTTGGCTGGGCTTATTGTGCTGGTTGCCTGGTGGCAGGCATTTTGAACGACTTAGTTTTTTAACTTGGCAATCTGCTGCTGCAGACCCGTAATATACGAGATCGTAGAAGTCTCGGTCACGCGCTCAGCCATGGTACTCAGGCGGTCATCAACCAATACAGTTGAATTAAGACGCCCTTGCATCAGCAAGGCGGATACTTGTCCCATCGCTTCTCGTAGAACTTTCTCACATGGGTGCAAAAGCACTTTGATGAGAATTTCAATATCGTCAGGCAATTGGTGGTGCTCGAGGAATGCGTCGGCGGCAACTTGAATTTCTTCTTCACTGCGAGCCATACGGAGTCGTTCAAGGCGTAACCGAAATTCAGACGGTGCTCTACCCAGCGATTTACGCGGGTTTGAGAACACTTGGCGTTCTTCTCGAACAGCAGGTCGTCGGTTGATTGTAGCGGCTACGCTTGTGGTGCCGCCAAAGAGAGCTTCAAGTTTTTGCAGATGCTCAGACGCATCTGTCTCGTTGTTTCGTGTGGTCATCAGTTCCAGATTCCGAATAGGATAATTAAACTTCGTTTTGTCAGGCCCGGGGTGTGAATACCTTAGCCCCCCGCCCAATCGATGAAGGTTGTCTAACACTCGCTAATCAACTCGACAAGCATCTAGCGAGCTTTTGGGGTGAAATCTTCGACTCTTTTTTAAGCCGTTACGGGCACGTACAGGTAATGAAGCCGAGAAATAGGGTCCCCTCGCCGCATATGGGTCACTTCGCGCTCACTCATGATCCCAGTCGTGGATTCACTGGCAAATTTACCGGGTCCCTCAAGGTTTTCGAAATCCATGCGCTCTTCGAAAATCTCCAAGCTGTCTTCGCCAATCGGGGTAAAGTCAGTCATGAGGTGAAAAACACCGCCGGGAACCATTTTTCGGACCAAAATATCGAGAAAGTTGGTCTGAATGACGCGTCGTTTGTGGTGGCGCTTCTTGAACCATGGATCGGGAAAGTTCACCGAAACAAAGGATACGCTTTGGTCTTCGAGGAGTTCATCAAGGTCACGGTTGACGTTGGCAACGATGGCTTGAACATTTGAGAGCTCGCGGCTGGCTGCTTGTTTGAGCACGCCGTTTACAAAATGTTGCCTGATTTCAATGCCTAACACGTTTAGTTCAGGGTGCTTAGCACCTAGGTCGAGAAGAAAACCACCGATCCCAAAACCAATTTCCAAGGCAATCGGAGCTTTTCGCCCGAAGGTTTTATCCCAGTTGGGGATAGGGTCAGGTTTGGGCACGCTGAACGGGTTGGCGTGAATTCTATGGCGGCTGCGGGGCCGATCGGCATTTTCTATCGCTGTTATCATTTCTCGCCTATAAATGGCGCGCACTTCAGTTGGCAACCCTAAAATTTGCCGTTTTCAGGCGTGTTCCCAGGGAATGATGCTGATTTCTTTAATATTTTGGGCATCTAAGAGGAGCATCATCAGCCGATCGACGCCGAGGGCAATCCCAGCGGAGGGGGGCAGTTTTTCTAAAGCCTCGAAGAACCGCTCATCCATGGGGTAATCATGCATGCCTTGGCTTACTCTCCAATCTCGGTCCGCTTCAAATCGGCTGCGCTGCTCGATGGGGCATGTAAGCTCCCCGAAACCATTCGCAAGCTCAATTCCGGCGATATAAAGCTCGAACCGTTCCGATACCCTAGAATCAGTGGGCAAGCGGCGAGCAAGAGCGGCCAGAGGTGCTGGGTAATGCGTGAGAAAGAGAGGAGAGGGGTCTACTAGCAATGCGGGTTCCACTCTCTCCAGGAAAACACGGTGGAAAAGGTCGTCCCAGGTATCACTTGGATGGCGGTGGATCTTGAGCTCATCGAGTTTGGATTGCAGTGAGAGAGGCTCCAGGTGGTCGAGAATCGCGAAGCCAGCGTGCTCGATAAAAGCTTCGTTCATGGTGATACGCCGAAAATCCATGCTCAAATCGATTGGGTGATTTCCGAAGCTGATCGTGGTGCTGCCAAGAATCTCGCGGGCGCAGGCGCGCAGCAACATCTCACAGTCGCCAAGTAAAGTTTCCCAGCCCGCTGAGCGGCGGTACCATTCCAGCATTCTAAACTCTGGTCGATGGGTGGGGCTGAAATCTCCTTGGCGAAACACCGGAGCGATTTGAAAGATTTTCTCAAGCCCCGCAGCAAGCAGTCTTTTCATCGGCAGTTCAGGCGAAGTTTGTAAATACCGTGTTGTTTGACCTTTCGGTAAATCTAATTTGACCTCAGCAGCTTCGATATGCGGCTCTGGAGCAGGGGCGGTGAGGACCACTGGTGTATCTACCTCGATGAAGTCTTCTGCCTTAAAAAATGCTCGAATCTCCTCCAATATTTGAGCGCGCTTGCGAGCTATTGTGACTAGGGTTTCTTGTTGCATTGTTGGGTTCTCTTCACTTCACATATTGGTGAACATTGTTGGCCTATCGGTCAAGGAATGAGGCTCGGCTGGCGCTTCGTGAGGCTCTCATGTGTGGGTTTAATGTATACCTGATCGTGAGTCGCGGTGGTCTTTCAGGAGCAATTCAACATCTAGGTAGACTCTATCGTACTTTGCAATGAATTTCACCTGATAACAGATGCTTGAGAAGATGCCATGCGACTTGTTTTGAGTACGATTTCGTGCGAACTGCGTTTGAACTACGCCTCCGCTCGGAGTAGCATAAGGCAGTATATAGGAGCAGGATAATCTAAGATGGCACTTCCAGAAAATCTCGAAAAATTACGAGTTGAAATAGAGGGTCATGCGCGAGCATTTGGCCTGGACTATTTCGACACGATTTTCGAATACGTAACTTTTGACCAGATGAATATGATCGCCGCATATGGTGGTTTTCCTACGCGATATCCGCACTGGAAATTTGGGATGGATTACGAGCAGCTGGCAAAGAGTTATCAATACGGCTTGTCGAAGATTTATGAACTCGTCATCAACAATGATCCATCTTACGCTTACCTCATGAGCTCCAATGCGGTCGTGGACCAGAAGCTCGTGATGGCTCATGTTTATGGTCACGTAGATTTTTTCAAAAACAACTTCGCCTTTGCTCATACGGATCGAAAAATGATGGACACCATGGCTAACCATGGTACCCGGGTGCGTCGCTACATCGACCGTTACGGTGTTGAAAAAGTCGAAGGCTTTATCGATAAGGTTTTGAGTATCGATAATCTTATCGATCGCCATGCCCCCTATATCACGCGGCGAAATGACTCTCATGAGAAATTAGAGCGCGATGCAATGACGCCTGAAGTGCCGCGTCTTGAGACAGACCGCGAGTACATGCGCGGCTACATCAATCCCGACGACTACATTCAAGAGCAGCGAAAGAAGATGGAAGAGGAACGCGAACGCGAACGCCATTTCCCTGAGCATCCCGAACGCGATGTGATGCTTTTCATGCTTGAGCACGCACCCCTTGAGAACTGGGAAAGAGACATTTTGGCGATGCTGCGTCAGGAAGCTTATTACTTTCTGCCACAGGGTCAGACGAAGATTATGAATGAAGGTTGGGCCAGTTATTGGCACACCACCATCATGACTCAAAAAGCCCTCGAGCCCTCCGAACTCATTGATTACGCCGAAACCCATTCCTGCACGATGGGCGTTCAGCCAGGTTCCGTTAATCCATACAAACTGGGTCTTGAGTTGTTTCGAGACATCGAAGACCGCTGGAATAAGGGCCGCTTCGGTAAGGAATGGAACGACTGCGATGATTTGCGGCTGAAGCAACAATGGAATACAGGCGTTGGAAAAGGTCGCGAGAAGATCTTTGAAGTGCGTAGGCACTACAACGATGTTACGTTTATCGATGAGTTTTTGACTCCTGAATTTGTATTTGACCAAAAGATGTTCAATTACGGGTTCAACAAAAAGTCAGGTAATTGGGAAATTTTGGAACGTGAATACAAAGCGATTAAAAACAAGCTGCTTGACCAGCTCACAAACTTCGGGCAACCCCATATTTGTGTGGTCGACGGTAACTTTGAAAATCGCGGGGAGTTACTGCTGAAACATGAGTATGAGGCAGTCGATTTGCGGCAGGATTATATGAAAGACACGCTGGTAAATTTGTACGCTATTTGGAGCCGGCCCGTAGTGCTTTCAACCCTGGTCGATGACAGAGCAGTTTTGGTGCGGTTTGACGGCCAAGACTTTGAAGAGACGAAAATAAAGAATGCTGCATAAATTCAGTGAAATACCTGGATGCGGTGTTCAAACTAGATCGGGAATCTGATGATGGTACAAGAGGCCAAAGGCAATGAGGAGCTGAGCGCATGTTATGCGTGGAACCCCAAAGTTGCCTCTCGAACCCTGGATGATACGGCTTTCGTGTTGTTGCAAAGCTCGATGGTGAGCTTGAACGACGTGGGAACCTATCTCTGGGAACACTTTAAGACAGGCTCATCGGTAGAAGAAGCTGTTAAAGCTGTTGTTTCGGAGTTTGAAACAACAGATGATGTGGCTCGCAAGGATATCGTTGAGTTCGTTCATTCGCTGCTGAATAAAAATCTACTGGTAATCGATGATTCCAGGTCCCAGGGGGGCGTTTCGTGAAAAGACATCCACAAATATCACAAATTCTTATGACTGCTTTGCTTACAGCTTTCGCTTTTACGAGCGGTTGTACATGCTCAGGCGATATTCAAGTCGAGGGCGAATCAGCCATCTCCTTCGTATCGCCCACTGAGGGTGAGTTGATTTCAGAAGTCGATTCTGAGGGCAACGCGAGTCTGACTGTGACGCTTGCCGCTGTGGGTGACGTGGGCAATATTGTGCTCAGCACAGTGGGTGTTGACGGCTCCAACGTCGTTTCTTCCGCTTCGGGAGGCCTCGTAACTTTCACTGGTTACACCCTGGCGACGGGTCAGCACACGCTGCGCGCACGGGCTGAGAGTGAAGACGCAAGCAGCGCATGCTCCGGTAAGCTCTGCAAGGAAGTCAGTGTGACCGTCCTGGGTAATGGATGTGTCGTCACTTACCCAACAACTACAAATGTTGTGTCCGCTGACCTGTATCCGAATGGGGATGACGCCAACGGCTACGACCCAATCGAAATCGATTTTGGCGCGACCTGTGTTGGTGTGGCAGATGATACTGTCGTTTCCTTGGCCGTCAACGGTGGTGAAGCTCAAAGCGGTGCTGTTAGCAGCGACATCGTGAGCTTTTTCAAAGTAGGCGTTCAGGAAGGCGAAAATACCGCGGTACTCACCACCGGCAATACTTCTTATACGACCACGTTCACCGTTAATACGGGGGCTTGCGATG
This window contains:
- a CDS encoding rhomboid family intramembrane serine protease codes for the protein MDFLNTRSTTFQKLCEGILVSERIDGRWARAEKQGWWTLDVPASDVERAAVVIGEVLQEDYLKREARKQRPSFDETMLALRPAFTLGAFLALVMMVFFYFSGPYVQSSELYRHGVMSPQLISQGQWWRLVTAATLHADMKHLLGNALFLWLLGWAGAERLGPGSTLFGFVITAVFGFVVSAVMEPNILSIGASGGLFGLLGLSAGHGLRLPQTILERAPRMRTFGAAFSLLAFTAFDPESNVRAHVAGFVSGVAVGYGLSGRKDSDLFQTGLACLAGLIVLVAWWQAF
- a CDS encoding PqqD family protein translates to MMVQEAKGNEELSACYAWNPKVASRTLDDTAFVLLQSSMVSLNDVGTYLWEHFKTGSSVEEAVKAVVSEFETTDDVARKDIVEFVHSLLNKNLLVIDDSRSQGGVS
- a CDS encoding SpoVR family protein, whose translation is MALPENLEKLRVEIEGHARAFGLDYFDTIFEYVTFDQMNMIAAYGGFPTRYPHWKFGMDYEQLAKSYQYGLSKIYELVINNDPSYAYLMSSNAVVDQKLVMAHVYGHVDFFKNNFAFAHTDRKMMDTMANHGTRVRRYIDRYGVEKVEGFIDKVLSIDNLIDRHAPYITRRNDSHEKLERDAMTPEVPRLETDREYMRGYINPDDYIQEQRKKMEEERERERHFPEHPERDVMLFMLEHAPLENWERDILAMLRQEAYYFLPQGQTKIMNEGWASYWHTTIMTQKALEPSELIDYAETHSCTMGVQPGSVNPYKLGLELFRDIEDRWNKGRFGKEWNDCDDLRLKQQWNTGVGKGREKIFEVRRHYNDVTFIDEFLTPEFVFDQKMFNYGFNKKSGNWEILEREYKAIKNKLLDQLTNFGQPHICVVDGNFENRGELLLKHEYEAVDLRQDYMKDTLVNLYAIWSRPVVLSTLVDDRAVLVRFDGQDFEETKIKNAA
- the genX gene encoding EF-P lysine aminoacylase GenX, translated to MQQETLVTIARKRAQILEEIRAFFKAEDFIEVDTPVVLTAPAPEPHIEAAEVKLDLPKGQTTRYLQTSPELPMKRLLAAGLEKIFQIAPVFRQGDFSPTHRPEFRMLEWYRRSAGWETLLGDCEMLLRACAREILGSTTISFGNHPIDLSMDFRRITMNEAFIEHAGFAILDHLEPLSLQSKLDELKIHRHPSDTWDDLFHRVFLERVEPALLVDPSPLFLTHYPAPLAALARRLPTDSRVSERFELYIAGIELANGFGELTCPIEQRSRFEADRDWRVSQGMHDYPMDERFFEALEKLPPSAGIALGVDRLMMLLLDAQNIKEISIIPWEHA
- the trmB gene encoding tRNA (guanosine(46)-N7)-methyltransferase TrmB — its product is MITAIENADRPRSRHRIHANPFSVPKPDPIPNWDKTFGRKAPIALEIGFGIGGFLLDLGAKHPELNVLGIEIRQHFVNGVLKQAASRELSNVQAIVANVNRDLDELLEDQSVSFVSVNFPDPWFKKRHHKRRVIQTNFLDILVRKMVPGGVFHLMTDFTPIGEDSLEIFEERMDFENLEGPGKFASESTTGIMSEREVTHMRRGDPISRLHYLYVPVTA